One genomic segment of Canis lupus baileyi chromosome 33, mCanLup2.hap1, whole genome shotgun sequence includes these proteins:
- the NEUROG2 gene encoding neurogenin-2 produces the protein MFVKSETLELKEEEDVLVLLGSASPASAALTPLSSSADEEEEEELGASGGARRPRAAEAGPGPRGGSPPGAEGCRPARLLGLVHECKRRPSRARAVSRGAKTAETVQRIKKTRRLKANNRERNRMHNLNAALDALREVLPTFPEDAKLTKIETLRFAHNYIWALTETLRLADHCGGGGGGLPGALFPETVLLSPGGASATLSSSGDSPSPASTWSCSNSPAPSSSASSNSTSPYSCTLSPASPAGSDMDYWQPPPPDKHRYAPHLPMVRDCI, from the coding sequence ATGTTTGTCAAATCCGAGACCTTGGAGTTGAAGGAGGAAGAGGAcgtgctggtgctgctgggctCGGCCTCCCCCGCCTCCGCCGCCCTCACCCCGCTGTCGTCCAGCGCCgacgaggaggaagaggaggagctgggCGCGTCGGGCGGGGCGCGCCGGCCGCGTGCGGcggaggccgggccggggccgcggggcggctCGCCGCCGGGAGCCGAGGGCTGCCGGCCGGCGCGGCTGCTGGGGCTGGTGCACGAGTGCAAGCGGCGCCCCTCCAGGGCGCGGGCTGTTTCCCGCGGCGCCAAGACGGCCGAGACGGTGCAGCGCATCAAGAAGACCCGCAGACTGAAGGCCAACAACCGCGAGCGCAACCGCATGCACAACCTCAATGCGGCGCTGGACGCGCTGCGCGAGGTACTCCCCACGTTCCCCGAGGACGCCAAGCTCACCAAGATCGAGACCCTGCGCTTCGCCCACAATTATATCTGGGCGCTCACCGAGACCCTGCGCCTGGCGGACCACTGCGGGGGGGGTGGCGGAGGCCTGCCGGGGGCGCTCTTCCCCGAGACGGTGCTGCTGAGCCCGGGAGGCGCTAGCGCCACCCTGAGCAGCAGCGGAGACAGCCCGTCGCCGGCCTCCACCTGGAGCTGCAGCAACAGCCCGGCGCCGTCCTCCTCGGCGTCCTCCAACTCCACCTCCCCCTACAGCTGCACTTTATCTCCCGCCAGCCCGGCCGGTTCCGACATGGACTATTGGCAGCCCCCGCCTCCCGACAAGCACCGCTACGCACCTCACCTCCCCATGGTCAGGGACTGCATCTAG